A genome region from Pseudomonas sp. N3-W includes the following:
- the tldD gene encoding metalloprotease TldD has protein sequence MSELLSSVSDHLLAPGGVTIESLQSVLGDLAGPGIDAADLYFQGQISESWALEDGIVKEGSFNLDQGVGVRAQSGEKTGFAYSNAITLEALGAAARAARSISRAGQNGTVQAFTTQDVAQLYGPDNPLEVMSRAEKVELLKRIDVATRALDPRIQQVTVSMAGVWERILVASTDGSLAADVRPLVRFNVSVIVEQNGRRERGGHGGGGRTDYRYFLSDDRAMGYAREALRQALVNLEAIPAPAGTLPVVLGSGWSGVLLHEAVGHGLEGDFNRKGSSAYSGRMGEMVASKLCTIVDDGTLAGRRGSLSVDDEGTPTECTTLIENGVLKGYMQDKLNARLMGVARTGNGRRESYAHLPMPRMTNTYMLAGESDPAEIIASVKRGIYCANLGGGQVDITSGKFVFSTSEAYLIEDGKITAPVKGATLIGNGPEAMSKVSMVGNDLALDSGVGTCGKDGQSVPVGVGQPTLKIDAITVGGTGS, from the coding sequence ATGAGCGAGTTGTTGTCCTCAGTCAGCGATCACCTGTTAGCGCCCGGCGGCGTGACCATCGAGAGCCTGCAAAGTGTGCTGGGCGATCTGGCCGGTCCGGGCATCGATGCGGCCGACCTGTATTTCCAGGGGCAGATTTCCGAGTCCTGGGCGCTGGAAGACGGCATCGTCAAGGAAGGCAGCTTCAACCTCGACCAGGGCGTGGGTGTGCGTGCGCAATCGGGTGAAAAAACCGGTTTTGCCTACAGCAATGCCATCACCCTCGAAGCGCTGGGTGCCGCGGCCCGTGCCGCGCGCTCGATCTCCCGGGCCGGGCAGAACGGCACGGTGCAGGCGTTCACCACTCAGGACGTCGCCCAGTTGTACGGGCCAGACAACCCGCTGGAGGTGATGAGTCGTGCCGAGAAAGTCGAACTGCTCAAACGCATCGACGTCGCCACTCGTGCCCTTGACCCGCGTATCCAGCAAGTCACCGTGAGCATGGCCGGGGTGTGGGAACGCATTCTCGTGGCCTCCACGGATGGCAGTCTGGCGGCGGATGTACGGCCGCTGGTGCGTTTCAACGTCAGCGTGATCGTCGAGCAGAACGGGCGTCGGGAACGTGGCGGCCATGGCGGCGGCGGTCGCACCGATTACCGTTATTTCCTCAGCGATGACCGTGCCATGGGTTATGCCCGTGAAGCGCTGCGTCAGGCGCTGGTGAACCTGGAAGCCATTCCGGCGCCGGCTGGCACGCTGCCGGTTGTCCTGGGTTCGGGCTGGTCCGGCGTGCTGCTGCACGAAGCGGTCGGCCATGGTCTGGAAGGCGATTTCAACCGCAAGGGCAGTTCCGCCTACAGCGGGCGTATGGGCGAGATGGTTGCGTCCAAGCTCTGCACCATCGTCGATGACGGCACCCTGGCCGGCCGTCGTGGCTCGTTGAGCGTCGATGACGAAGGCACCCCGACCGAGTGCACCACGCTGATTGAAAACGGCGTACTCAAGGGCTACATGCAGGACAAGCTCAACGCCCGCCTTATGGGCGTGGCACGCACCGGTAACGGTCGCCGCGAATCCTATGCGCACCTGCCGATGCCCCGCATGACCAACACCTACATGCTGGCGGGCGAAAGCGATCCGGCGGAAATCATCGCCTCGGTGAAGCGTGGCATCTACTGCGCCAACCTTGGTGGCGGGCAGGTGGACATCACCAGCGGCAAGTTCGTGTTCTCCACCAGCGAGGCGTACCTGATCGAGGACGGCAAGATCACCGCTCCGGTCAAAGGCGCGACGTTGATCGGCAACGGGCCGGAAGCCATGAGCAAAGTGTCGATGGTCGGCAACGATCTGGCGCTGGACAGTGGTGTGGGAACGTGTGGCAAGGATGGGCAGTCGGTGCCGGTGGGTGTCGGCCAGCCAACGCTGAAAATCGATGCGATCACTGTGGGTGGCACAGGATCGTAA